The following coding sequences lie in one Phalacrocorax carbo chromosome 3, bPhaCar2.1, whole genome shotgun sequence genomic window:
- the CALM2 gene encoding calmodulin-2, with translation MADQLTEEQIAEFKEAFSLFDKDGDGTITTKELGTVMRSLGQNPTEAELQDMINEVDADGNGTIDFPEFLTMMARKMKDTDSEEEIREAFRVFDKDGNGYISAAELRHVMTNLGEKLTDEEVDEMIREADIDGDGQVNYEEFVQMMTAK, from the exons ATG GCTGACCAACTGACAGAAGAGCAGATTGCAG AATTCAAAGAAGCTTTTTCACTATTTGACAAGGATGGTGATGGTACTATAACTACAAAGGAGTTGGGGACAGTGATGAGATCGCTTGGTCAAAACCCCACAGAAGCAGAGCTACAGGATATGATCAATGAAGTAGATGCTGATG GCAATGGCACAATTGACTTTCCAGAGTTTCTGACAATGAtggcaagaaaaatgaaagatacAGATAGCGAAGAAGAAATTAGAGAAGCGTTCCGTGTGTTTGACAAG gATGGTAATGGTTACATTAGTGCTGCAGAACTCCGTCATGTGATGACAAATCTTGGGGAGAAGCTAACAGATGAAGAAGTTGATGAAATGATTAGGGAAGCAGACATTGATGGTGATGGTCAAGTAAACTATGAAG AGTTTGTACAAATGATGACAGCGAAGTGA